A portion of the Nitrospinota bacterium genome contains these proteins:
- a CDS encoding response regulator — MSKKKILIVDDMVQLTKAVSFSLKAEGYDVIMAYNGKEALERIKEEKPDLIVLDILMPEMNGYEVCQALKKDEETKSIPIILFTSKAQKNDVIDGIKVGADDYIVKPYKFQILHEKIQRFIGPGIKGKKQTKEGVKEEEKQESKEATQEESKEGAKEDSRQEVKEAEKEESKEGKDDSPVEEEKGQTNTSKEEKKEEVKSSA, encoded by the coding sequence ATGAGTAAAAAGAAGATATTGATTGTGGATGATATGGTACAGTTAACCAAAGCAGTCTCTTTCAGCCTGAAAGCAGAAGGCTACGATGTGATCATGGCTTATAATGGAAAAGAGGCTTTGGAAAGAATTAAAGAGGAGAAGCCTGACCTAATCGTATTAGACATTTTGATGCCTGAGATGAATGGCTATGAGGTCTGCCAAGCATTGAAAAAGGATGAGGAGACGAAATCGATTCCCATTATCCTCTTTACTTCTAAGGCTCAGAAAAATGATGTTATCGATGGCATAAAAGTTGGAGCTGATGATTATATAGTAAAACCTTACAAGTTTCAGATACTTCATGAGAAGATTCAAAGATTTATAGGCCCGGGTATTAAGGGAAAGAAGCAAACCAAGGAAGGCGTTAAAGAAGAAGAAAAACAAGAAAGTAAAGAAGCCACTCAAGAAGAGAGCAAAGAAGGCGCTAAAGAAGATAGCAGACAAGAAGTTAAAGAAGCCGAAAAAGAGGAGAGCAAGGAAGGTAAGGATGACAGTCCAGTAGAGGAAGAGAAAGGACAGACTAATACCTCAAAAGAGGAGAAAAAAGAAGAAGTAAAAAGCAGTGCTTAG